Within Phycodurus eques isolate BA_2022a chromosome 18, UOR_Pequ_1.1, whole genome shotgun sequence, the genomic segment GTCCAGACTTCCGTCTCCcgagccacttcgtccagctcttccgggggatcccgaggcgttcccaggccagccgagagacgtagtctccccAGCGTgacctcctcccggtgggacgtgcccggaacacctcaccagggaggcgtccgggaggcatcctaaccagatgcccgagccacctcatctggctcctctcgatgcagaggagcagcggcttgaCTCTGAGGCCCTCCCAGATGacggagcttctcaccctatctctgaggGAGAGCTAGGACACTCTGCtgactcatttcggccacttgtatccgcgatcttgttcttttggtcacgacccacagctcgtgaccataggtgagggtaggaacgtagactGACCGGTCAATCAAGAGCTTTGGCTTTTGGCTcaactccttcttcaccatgacagacagatacagagtctgcatcacttcagacgctgcaccgattcaCCTGTCGATCTTCCtcttcattcttccctcactcgtgaaccgTAGctcgagatacttgaactcctccacttggggcaggctCTTCTCCCTGaaccggagagggcactccacccttttccgactgaggaccatggcctcagatttggaggtgctgattttcatccagccacttcacactcagctgcaaaccgttccagcgagagttggagatcacggcttgatgaagccatcagaaccacatcatctgcaaaaagcagatggGCTTCtaggctgcgcctagaaattctgtccataaaggtaatgaacagaattggtgacaaaggtgtaggcccggccaccagatGCTTTCCTTCGAGCACCACTTTCAGGCCGGACTGCAGAGGGGggtcccggtgacccgcgtccgggcaagggaaacctaggtccatttattttcattatcatAAGCGGTCATGTGAGCTGTCTTTTGTCTGGTCCCTAAACGAGGaactgtttgccatgggtgaccctgccagggatGTAAAGCCCCAGGACACACTAACCCCTCcgccacgataaggtgacggacAGTCAAGGGGAAACTGGTATATTTTTACATGGCAATTCAGTGGATGGACGTGATCATGTACCTCATCCTTAACAGTAGTTTATTAAACCAGGTTGTACAGTATTACTATGTTTGTTGAGGTCAGTTTATTCATTATGTTTAATTCCTCCAAACTGCATGCCAAATGCTGGTTGGGTGTAACATGTGAATTGGACTGCATCCACATCTGATGTGACCCCTGAAAAGAATCTAacactaaagtttaaacagtaaAGAAAACAATCGGCTGTTATTTAAGGAAGTTGCTTGTATGTCTGCTTTGAACTGGCTACATTGGTTTGTATTGGAAAGGTGAAGTCATGGCAAGTCTGatacaatatatttgtattaccTCTACAGGAAATTTGTAGCGCAGAGTACACAGTGTAAAGAGATTCTAAGTACAAGGACACAGTctttaaataatttataaatCAGAGGGTGGATTAGAATGCTTATTTCCCCTTAAATCTTAATTGTTCATCTTCCCTTTGCAAGACATTTAGGACAATTGTATACCCGGCCTTCTCTCACAAATTCATTGAACCACACAACCCGAATGAGTgcaatatttaataattaatcataaaagagtaaagaaattACTTGATGTGCATGTTTTGGAACTTGTTTCAGGAGCCCCTCTACAATGCCTGGTAAAGGCAGGAATTAGATTTTTTGGGTGAttatttgttcataaaaatacataGTCATGCTTAATTGGTgtatacaaattttttttatactgacACCAATGTACCCTTGTATATGTAAGTGCCTTTCTTTGCATACACTTCaattacaattatatatatatatatatatatatatatatatatatatagtattaaacagaaaaaaaaaatctggttttAAGCGTACGCGAGAACCAGCCAGCCGACAGCCGCCTCCAAGGCGTATCAATAcagagtatacagtatattgattgtgttttacaatagtagttaactatatttataatgtcaTAAGTACTTGTGACTAGAAAGGCGTGGAATCTCTGTCACCGAAATGCGATCAATGTAAATAGGGTGACCAATCATTGTCAAAAGCGGCAGAAAATATCCACTCTCTTCTTAGTCTCACCCGTTTCCTACTTTGCGGCcatccgcttcttccttgacaatcgacAATGTTTCTgttattcagtaaaaaaaatatgatacagTACAGTTTATTGTACATGGAGCCTCAAAACCAAGAAAGCGTTTTTCCCGTTGCAACGCGTCTGCCAACGGGCGGTGCTCAATCACTTCGTGTACGAAAAAGTTGCTGACTGTAATTTTTTGCCACGGTCCACTGCAGTTGCTTTCGGCTGCGTCGCTCGGTGTCTGGCTGGCCTCGGTGTCACGAAAACGGGACAAAGAGGAGAAAAACCTCAGTACTGTTTTATTAGTTTGAATAGCTGCATGTCATGAACTTTACATTCCAGTAAAGCAGTTGAGTTATTTATCTCGTTTCACTCTGAGTCCCGCTCTCGAGCCCACATTCgcgggaaaaaaacaatcaatcattCCTAAATGCACTCCATTCTTTTGTGTCCGCTCTCAAAGTGCCATTACACAACATATAGTAGGAAACGTGTTCTTTGGTCCATCTGGTGCAGAGATGAATCTTACTGTATCTGATACTCAGAAGGTACAAACAGCATGGCAGCCTTCTGATGGCTCACCACTTGAAGCAGACTTCATTGCATCGGGACATTTACCGGAGAAGCTTTAACAAACCAGATGTGCGGGTCAAATGGAGGTTCAGTGCTTTACGAGCCTTGCTTCTAATTGCTTCTTGATTAAAAACTGATAAAAAGTGAAAAGGTAGTAAAGCAGATTGATGTGATCAAAAGTTCTAAAATATTGTCAGCAAACCATATAGTACTTAAACGTCATCCTACTGAAGAGCAGGAAGGCCTTATGCGGGGTCCTCCTTGCTAGATAAGGCTGCTGTGTGTTCGTGTGAAGCAGCGCACGTAGATCCTCTGGGGGTCAACACAACATTCCTCACTTAGGAGGATGCCTACTTATAGATATGCGTGTATGTTCTCGATACGACCCAGAAGCCGTTGTTGTGACAGACACATTCCAGGCCCGTTCTAGGTAGTCTCTACGTTAATCAATTATGGAAAACCAACGTGTCGGATGGCGCACACAGTTTTTATTACGATGTGGGTGATTTGTGCTCAATTCAATTTGATTAATGACTGGAGACAATTTGTTCTCCAAGTGAGATACTATAGATCCTTTTGAAGTCCTGTGTGGGAAACACATGCATTTTCACTTCTGCTTTCAATTGGTTGCAGGTTTCAAAGCAGAGCTGCAGGCCTCCTAAACGACATGTATGGTTCAATGCTAGGTGtattgttgttgctgctaagtGATCGTCATACCTCTTGGGAAACAGAACTGACTCTGCAGCTGAAAGCGTTGCCGCCGTGACTGTTTGAGCAGCTGGCAAGACAGCAAGGTGTAGAGTAAACAAGCTTGCATGCATGCCTACAGTATGTTATAGAAGACCAATCTGACACATGAAGACATATCTGAAGAATTGAGCCAGTAATACCTTTCATGTTAATCACGGATAGGTTCTTTCTAGGGTGCGCACCCGCAACCCCAGTAACGATAAGCTGTATAGAAATGGATGGGTAGAAGTTATTCAATGTGCAATAGTTAGGAATATGAAAATGTTCCTGAAAACATTGCTTAGATACTGTAAGTTTTACGATGGTTGCAATTTGACCCCGGAACAGAACAATTCCATTTCCATTCGCGGCTACGGGAAAAATGAATtctaaatccaaacaaatgaaaagtcgacttttccactttctttCATTTAGCAGGTTCCTACAAAATGTTCAGTAAACATGATACTAAccaaaaatttcaacagttGGAGGTTTATTGGGGGTTCAACAAGAGCAGCGATAAAGGTCGTCAAAATTGTATAAGGAAAAAGgactgtttattttgttatgaaCAAAGTAAGATCCAATTAAAAGAGTTCAAAACAATCCGCACGTAACTGACACAGTCAAGGATGAATGACTGTGGTAAGTGGACCATAAATCCTGCAGTTCAAGCTTGTCTTTAAaacaatacacgcacacactgacaaATATCACAGAAAAACTTCAGTGTGTGCATTCATGGAGTAATATGTGTTTCGGCTATCTCTCAACATTTGGAAGTCATTTCCCAAATACACTTGGCAAAACGCtccaaaacaaacagaaatgtgTTGTTGGCATTGATTAACTACACTACTCATTCATGAAAGTCTCTCGGCCCAAAAAAGAGAGACCTCTGCACTTGGGCTAATTTGGCTTACTGTTTTTCCCAAGCCCACTGTGGGAGCTGTGAATCCAGAACCAGTGGGTCCAAACAGAGATGTCCGCCTGGGAAAGGAAATGcaggcatgtacagtatgtaattgTACCTCAAGAACAACACTGGATGCTGAAGGAGTGATTCCAATCTACGCAAGCGCCTATGAAGGTCTCACTATAAGACAAAGTGTGCATTCCgttcaacataaaacaaaaacagaatttaCCAGAAATGTCTTTTCAATTTCACACTTCGCCTCAGCCTTGACCAGTAGAAAggaagacacttttttttcccatgtgaTCATCTCGGTCGTCGTGCAGGCAGGCTTACAAACAAACCTATTTGCTCACATGCTTTGCAGTGTATAAGTGTGGCTTGTAGCAACCGATGTACATCGCGTGGCATGACAGAGTTTGATTATTAATTCCTCTCTCCTCTTGTCCAACTGATAATCACGGAATGCAAAAGGATGATATTAACAGTTCTGTATCAATTATACTTGGTCGTATAACCTTCAGGTGCCGTTCAGAAACCTGAAGAGGAATTTCAGCTTTAAACGAGGCCATGATCCCAAGCTTGCATACAAATCAACAAAAGAATGGCTTCGCCAGAGGAAAATTAAAGCCAGTTGGAGCCCAGACctaaatccaattgaaaatgttatGGGGGTTGTgcacgatatatatatatatatatatatttatactgtatgtatatttagATCAGATAAATATGGCATTTCAACAGCGGTGTGTACACCTATATTCAGTGTACCATGGACGTATGTTTTATGTGTATCTTAACCGTCTAACAGGTCAAGATCTGCTATCAATATTCGTTCCCTTCGAAAATTTAGAATTCGTGTTCAGTCTGGCAGCTTCAAAGCAAATTTTTGGgttgtaaatttaaaacaagaaaGACCTGTGAAAATTAAACAGAAAGATAGAGTCAACATCACAGTCTAACATCAGCACATGATTGTtagtatgtttaaaaaataaatatgatatttAACTTGCTACATGGAAAGGTTTTGCATATTTATAAACTGAAACTACAAAAGCATTAAGGAGAATAAGTTATTGTTTATGGAAAAAggggaagagaaaaagaaaattcacaTTGTTTTCTCCTTTGGTTCTTTGTTACACCAATCTGTACTAAGCTACATTAATAAATCCAAAACACTAGCGGAGAAGAAGTTACATTAGGTGCAAAGTGTATACTACAACACCGGGAGTCGTTACACTTTGGTTTTTGCCTTTGTCGCGTCAGTCATCCAGAGGGAGGAAACCCATCCCTGTACGTAAATGCACGAGGGGGGATGGAAAGAAGCGGGGTGGGTGTTCAGCATCCAGGAGGCCCAAAACCTCTGCTCCGTCATTGGTCACGCCAAAATTTGGCATCAGTTTAAAAGCAGACCCCGCTTTCTTCCCTCCCTTCACTCAGTCAGACAGTAGGCCCATTACCCACCCGcgagcgcgcgtgtgtgcgtgtatgtgtgtgcaagcGCCACAGACAGACAACTATTTCGAGTGGGACTCGGGATGCCTGCGTACGCCACCAACATGAGACTCAAGTTCTCCATCGTGGCCTTGGGTTTGGAAGTTATCACCATCATCCTGTTTGCAGTCTTTGTGGTTTACGATGACGGCAAAGCTCACGGCCACGATGCGCACGGCGGCAACGACACGGGCAACCACCGGCCGGAAATGGAGCTCTATCCCAGTAAGTCTAACTGGTGGTACTGGATTGCTGAGGGATGCTCTGATGCGGTATGCGTGTCACTAAACCTGAAGAGggcaaacatttttgctttctGTTCACATCATATGTTTTGCGGCCCTTTAAAAGGCAAGGAACCATCGTCTATACACAAGTTGAATTGGCTGCCACAAGACTTACTATAAGTAATTCTGTTGAGCCAATCAAATAAGAATTCATTTTTCCAATGTGATATATAAGACTAAGTGTGTCAGTATTATAAGTGAAATTATAATATATAGTTAACActaaaaagtaatcaaaataggggaagaaatgttttgttttatttcactgagTGAACTATAAAGGGTTAATATGAAGTTATGCGGCGGCCCACTGGTTATGCTTTAGCCCCCAAAATgttgtaatcattttttttcttttttccaattttctgCATACTTTTCTGAGTCAATGTGACTTGTTTCCATTTTCAGTGATTCACTCGCTTTTCCCAACTTTTCAAGTTTTGGGTATTATTATCTAATCCGTGAAATCTAATCTGGGAGAGGCCAAATATGTTCACTTTTTGATTAGAGTAATGTGAATTATATGTATCACTGTAAGTGAACAattagaagaaaacaaaaatagagacTGTTTGTTTCGGTGCAGATCTGCTGAGTGCAATAAGAGAAGTCACATGGTCGCACTCTCCTCCATCCACTCATGCCTCATCATTCCCATGCAGCACCAAAATACTTCCGCACGGTTAAGTGTTGGGTTGCATGTTGTCATGGAGAAATGTTGAAACAAATGCTCTTGAAGAAAGATAATGTAGTGCTGCGCACTACATCTGCAGCTCTTGCACTGGAGTGACTGCATGATCACAGTTGGGTGTGGCAAACGTGAACCACAGAGATAAGCTGAGTGCAACATGGCATTATTTTTGAAGAATTTCAAGCATGTTTTTGCTTCAAATGTTATAATTCTTTAATAGTTCATTTGAGATTAACTATGACGACCCACTCAATGCCTGTGAGCTGCCGTTAATTTTCAAGACTCCCTGTTTCCTATTTAATATCTAATTATGCACATGATTCTACACACTGTAAGTCAATAATGTAAAAACAGGACACACAACTAGTGAGAAATTGAATAACAATCAAATGAgggaaaataatgacatttttacgACGCAAAATGATTTCAAGCATCCTTCCTTACATTCATAGCGCACCGCATTCATCTCCAAGGGGGGGGATCTCGACTGGTGAGCGTTACCTAACGTCTGGGCGTGACGCCAGACACTGTGGCTTCCTCCCAACTTTAGCGCCTTACATTCGGTGTGCTGCTCAAACTACATTGTTAAGGGttgtcaaaatgcaaaaaataaaattaaatttaatttaaaaaatggaaaaaagttatctttttttaaactataattGCATTTGTAAAGCAAATGTAACCatttacacttttgtttttgtttgcaatcACATCTGTAATGAAACTACATCTCAAACGTAATATTCCATTTTCCATGCATGAATTGGTAAACTGGCCACTAATAAATGTGCTGCTATGAATATCACCTACATATTAATACAACGTATATACTCAGTGTCAATTTAGCTACTTTAagcttactttaaaaaaaaaaactacaagcaCTAAGACATGCAGCTATTTTTGATTTTGCAAGGATGAATTTACAGCGTTCAAACTGGGGcttcggccttcctgtgtgccgtttgcatgttctcctccaggtactccgacttcctcccacattccaaaaaaacatgttcaatgaagactctaaattgtctgtaagtgtgaatgtgagtatgaatggccGTTTGTCTATGCGTGTCCTTCCATTGGTTGACGACCAGTTCTAAGTCAGctacgataggctccagctcacccgcaaccctagtaaggataagcggcacagaaaatggatggttggatggctGTTTTCCAACTGTACTACTGGTAAAACTCGTGTGGCTGCTTTACTGATTTGCTTTGTACCTGAGTGGCTGTTTGCTATGAGTTTGAGGAGGAGAAATGCAAACATATCAGTAAAGCTAAAGTAATTCCAATTATTCAAAGTTCCGGAGAACAACTGTTCTGTTTTAAAGAGGCCAGACTGACAATTTAGACTGCTAACATGGACAATGGCCGTGTTAATATCTGGAATTGTTACTCCTTCTACTAACTTGAAATAAAATTATGTCATAGTccaactaattaaaaaaatctaatttggttATTTGATAACTGTCTATTGAACCAGAAAGTGAGTAGGCTGGCGCGTTTTGGCTGCCACTTCTCACTGCcgaaagatttttctttttagtttaaaatgacttACTTAAACCGGGATCCATCGCTGTATGGTGGCCAAAGGTAGAACCGGGGCTGGTTTTGCGCCTGTCGGTGCCGTAAATCCTTCCGGGCTGGGACCGCTTTCCGCTTTTCTAGCTAGGTAACTGGCtggctagctagctggctagcgATCGTCATCTGCCATGCTGTGTtggaaatattttgtattttgttaagtAAATGCggcatggcagcagttgcagTAGCAtgccattaaaatatatatatatatatatatatatatatatacacacacacacatataaacatatatatacatacacacagatacacacacatacacacacacacacacacacacaaacccccaaaattcttgaataagcaggtaTAAACTGCCACTAAGCGTTTTCAGGGTTGGTTCCCCCAAAAGAAAGATTGTGATTGgagtattgttgttttgttttgtttttttcaatcgaAGTCTCCAAgtatgagtgaaaaaaacatgCTACACACTTAATAAGATGCTTCGTTTttccaaaaattacattttcccaTACCCCATCTAAACATATTAGGATCATATGCTCTTCATAGAAGCAGAGCAACGGCGCTAACTCGACTGGAACAGCGAGAGCTTTTTCCCCTGTATCTCATTGAGTGTGTGATTGAATTGCTTTTCAAGCCAACAGGTCACAGCTGATAAAACAGCTCCTTTGTAAGGAAATGACTCCTGGGATCCCCACCAGCGTCcaataaattatttcaacagCTCAAATGAGTGTGCAGGAAATTAATAGCGTGAGGTCTGTTTTGAATTGAACACATCACATAATAAAGTGTTCCATCTATTCCAATATCACCGCCGCCGAGCGGTTATGTGTGGCTGACCACTTACCTACTTTCCTGTGTGTCTTCAGTGTTCCAGGATGTCCACGTTATGATCTTCATCGGCTTTGGCTTCTTGATGACCTTCCTAAAGCGATATGGCTTCAGCAGCGTGGGCATCAACCTGCTACTGGCCGCCTTCGGCCTGCAGTGGGGCCTCCTCATGCAGGGCGTATGGCACCTGGATGACGGCAAGATTAAGATCAACATCTTTAAGTAAGGCCAGCGCCTCTGGACCTCCTGCACATGTATCTAACGTGGTGCAAATTAACAGGAATTTATTCTAACTATTTGAATGACGTCGTGCGTCTTTAAATTTCCCATAGCAAGTTGCTGTAAATTTTAGATGACCGCCGTTGAAAACCTACTTGCATCGCTCACACTTACGCTTCTTAGTTGTTTTCTTAACAACTCGTCTTCTCGCATTGCAGAATCATCAATGCGGACTTCAGCACAGCCACAGTCCTGATCTCCTTCGGAGCAGTTCTTGGTAAAACCAGTCCCGTACAGTTGCTCATCATGACCATCCTGGAGATCAGCATCTTCTCCATCAACGAGCATCTGGTGGCAGAAGTCATGCGGGTGGGTTCACATTCTGCAAACAACCATTACAGTAATATCATCCTCATTTTGTGTATCACGATGTATATATAATGGAACGAGAATAACAATCAGTAGAGTTGATTCAACTGTTGAACGTTGTTGAACTGAACGTCGAGattgagaaaaataattatttctccTCCTCGAGTTTTTACTTGCCGGACGTCATTAGGCAAATCATCTAAATTCCTGTCGTCATACGTAGAATCAGATGCTGTATATAAGTCCTAAACTCCTATTTCTACGGCATGTACATGTGAGAGGAGACGTCGCCTAGCACAGCAATTAAGTAACATTGCAACATTGTAACAATTCACTTTTCTTCACAGGCTAATGACGTGGGGGCCTCCATGATCATCCATGCCTACGGAGCCTATTTCGGTTTGGCCGTGGCTCGAGTTCTCTACCGACCTGGTCTGAGGAACGGGCACGAGAATGACGGCTCTGTTTACCATTCTGATATGTTTGCTATGATTGGTAATTTAAAAGACAAGCTCTTACTATTGAAAGTCATTTGTCAATTTTCCTAGATTGGGGTCCACATTTCCACAGCCTGCTTGTTGTTAATTAACTCCATCTAGTGGACACAAATATCCTTGCAGTTTAAACACACTTCATTGATACCGTACATGTTATTTTGGGGGAATCTAAAAGGCCTCAGTCGAGCAACCTAAATCACATTACATACTGTTAACTGTTTGGCCTAAAATTAGTTTCTGCTGCCCCTTATATTTTGGAATTTGCTATGAAATGAGATGAACTGAGTTTACCTTTCTTGAACAGGGACCGTGTTCCTCTGGATGTTCTGGCCTAGTTTCAACTCAGCCATTGCCGAGCCGGGCTTGACCCAGCTCACTGCGGTGATCAACACTTACCTCTCCCTGGCCGCCTGCGTACTCTCCGCCTACGCCATCTCCAGCCTGGTGGAGCACAAAGGAAAACTGGATATGGTCCGACAACCTTCGTGCCGCTGAATTGTGACTTCAACTTCAGcgcagcatatgttttacctttttttgcCAATACATCTAAATTATACAGGTGCACATTCAGAACGCCACACTGGCCGGTGGCGTCGCCGTGGGAACGTGTGCCGACATGAGCATTGGGCCCTTTGGGGCGATGCTGATCGGATTAGTGGCTGGCATCATTTCCACACTGGGCTTCAAGT encodes:
- the rhag gene encoding ammonium transporter Rh type A, with the protein product MPAYATNMRLKFSIVALGLEVITIILFAVFVVYDDGKAHGHDAHGGNDTGNHRPEMELYPMFQDVHVMIFIGFGFLMTFLKRYGFSSVGINLLLAAFGLQWGLLMQGVWHLDDGKIKINIFKIINADFSTATVLISFGAVLGKTSPVQLLIMTILEISIFSINEHLVAEVMRANDVGASMIIHAYGAYFGLAVARVLYRPGLRNGHENDGSVYHSDMFAMIGTVFLWMFWPSFNSAIAEPGLTQLTAVINTYLSLAACVLSAYAISSLVEHKGKLDMVHIQNATLAGGVAVGTCADMSIGPFGAMLIGLVAGIISTLGFKYLTPVLASNLGIQDTCGVHNLHGMPGILGGLAGIVAVALGKKDGGKATMQAAALASSLGFALVGGAITGLIMKLPIWGQPPDQNCFDDSLYWEVPAEEEENEESLAHADHSKNKADV